The nucleotide window TCAACATTAAAGGGTTATTGGTTTAAACAAATTCTTATCCCAAGGTAACACGCGCTTTGGAGAGAAAATCAATATTGTACTTCGTACACATATATGATTTAGAAGGAGTGAATTATTCTGGAAAGAAATAGAGAAATAGAATTGATAAGGTATCAAATTAATATAATAAAAGAATTAATTACAAATAATGAGCAACCCTTTTATATAGTAGTAGTAAAATATTTATTTGAAGAAGTACAAGTTATGGCGCTATTAAATATTTTGAGTATATTTAAGGCGAGATTGGAGAATAAAAAAATTGCGGAGTTCAATAAAAATGATGTGTTGTTCAAAAAATTCAATATTAATATGAACAGCTTATATGCTGCTGTAGAGCCAAGTGTAATAGAGTTTAATTACTATGTATGTAAAATTTTTTATCAAAAAATTGATATAAAAATCTTGATTAATAGTTTAAAAGAACAAAGCATATACTATTCCGTATGCTCTTACTTATTAAATCAAATTGATCAAAAGGAATTAATGAGTGAGTATAGTGTCTAAGAGGACGACCATTATTGAATAGAGGATTTGAGATGAATGTAAAAAATGTCCTATCTAAGAGAGAATAAGCCATTCTAAAAAGGCTAGTTTTATACGTAGATTAACAGTGCAACATTGAATATGTTTATAAATGAATAGAAAAAACTTTTTAGAAAGTATATATGATGCGTTTATTTATAAATTTAATAATCAATATAGTGAAAAAGCATGATATAATAAACAAAAATGTATTATTATTACATTGATTTAAAAGGTAATTTAGTAATAGTCATATCTCTTTATTCTATAAAATAATGTATTAATGTTATGGGAGGAATGTAATGCACCAAGGAGAAATCATAGCTTTTTATAGAAAAAAGCTAGGTCTAACTCAAGATAAACTAGGTGAAGGTATCTGTTCGAAAACTCATATTAGCAAAATAGAAAAAGGTACGACAGATGTATCTTCCGAGATCATTACACTTTTGTGTAAAAGATTGGGGATTGATATATCTTTAGAAAAGAATAAATTTTCAGATTTACACAAAAAAATATATCAATGGCATGATTATCTTATTAAGGAAAATGATAAGCAAATAGAGAGGTTAAAAATCGAAATAGAACAAGTAGAGTTGCTAGAAAAAACCATTTACTATCCTCTTTATCAAATATTAGAATCTAGGTATTATTTGTATAAAAATGATACTAACAGATGTGAAAAATTGTTGGGGATTTTAAGGGAGAAATGCAAAGAATTACCTCAATTTGAAATGGATATGCTGCATCATGTATACGGAATTTTTTTTATTAAGAGTAATCAATATCAAGAGGCCTTAAATTATCTCAAGAAAATAAATGAAAATATTTACAATTGTAAAGAATACTATTATCATTTGGCACTTACCTATTTTTCTTTAGATTTTAAAGTCTTATCTTATTCTTATGCTAGTAAGGCATTGGATTATTTTAGAGAAATTAACCATTTTAAAAGAATTCATGATGTGAAAATATTAATGCTTATGTTAATAGAAGATGAGTGTATTGATGATTTTTCAGTAATTTTTGATGATTATCAAAAATTACTAGAGGTCTGTAATTTTTTTAAGGATGATTTTACTAAAGCTAAATTATATAATAATTTAGCTTATCAGTTATATAAAAGAGAAAAATTTGAGGAATCTATTCAATATTACAGGCAGGCTTTATTTTTTAAAGATCAATATACTGTTAGCTATTTAAAATCTTTACATGGTTATATTAGATCTGGATTAATGATTGACTTGTCGAAAAAAGAAATTATAACCATGTTGAATAAAGGATTAGGTATTTCTAAGAAAATAAAAAATGAATATTATAATGTTTTGTTGAAAAAATATTATTTAAAATTAGAAGATGATGAATCATATTATAAATACCTAGAACAAATTGCTTTCCCTTTTTTTTTAGAAAAAGGGAAATATGAGGAGTTAGAAAATTGTGGGCATGAATTACTTGTTTATTATAATAATACTGGGCAATATAAAAAGGGGATTAATTTAGCAATAACTTTAACAAAATCATAGATAGGGGTATATATAGTGAGGGGAATATTGAAAAAGTTTCGTTATTTTCTATACTGTTTTTCTTTTTTATGTGTGGGAGATTTAATCGATGCTTCATTCCAAAATAGTGTTGAACTTAATACTACGGAATATCTATGTAGTGAAGATAAAGATTTACCAGATGTATAAGATTTACTTGAAAAGAGAAAGTTTCCTTTATAGTTAAATGAATTTTATATGTTTATTTAAAAGTACAGGTTTTAGTATGTGTATAGTTATAACATCTCGTACTGAATTTATAAGAATATTGCAAGGTAAATTTAATTAACATGGGTTTGTATAGTAATAAGTAGCGAAAAAGAACCAACTTATACAGGTTGGTTCTTTTTTTGAATATAAAATATTTTCCCTATGAGCTAAGAGTTTGAAGTACTAAATTACTATTAAGGTAAATTTATATCTAAATAAAGAGAAGGTTATAAACTTTTGATCAAAACGATGATGGGGGTTATTAATTTTAATAGTATATTAAGTTAAATCTTGGTGTATAATTCTATGACAAATTCATCTCTTCTGTTCCAAGTTGTTTTTCTTAAGTAAGTTGCTTTTTCAAGTACTGATTTGAGAAGATGATTTTTCTTGTCAATGTCCTCTGTTACATAGTACGCTTCTAATACATTACGTATTTTTGGAACAAACTCATGCATATGTTTCTCTTTTTCTGCTATATATTTAATTTCTTGCTCAAGTTGTTCAATTTCTTCTTGGGTAGTTTTTAAACGTAGTACAATAGATTTTTGTCGTTCTAAAAAAGTTTCAATATCGTATACCCCCTTCTCCAATAAATCATGAAGTTTATTTTTTTGTTTTTGTAAATCATTAACTTGTTGCTCCTTTCTTTCTACAGCCTTTTGTTGTAGTTGAATATTATTTTTTGACTGCTTTTTTTCTACCATATTTTTTTGTATCTCAAAGCTTTCAATAATTTGTTGTAATCCATCGAGTATGCGTTGTTCAACGAGTGCCAAAGCAGCCCCTTTTTGAATCCCTTTACACGATGGCTGTACGCAACGCACTTGAGGATTAGGTCGATCTTTTCGAGGCTGATAAAGCATGGAATGACCACATAGTTCGCATAATAAGATGCCCGCCAATGGATTGGAAAGTTTTTTTGTTTTGATTGTGGGAGGTCTCCAGCGTTTACTGTGAGCCATATTGGCCTTTTGAAATAACTCTTCTGATACAAGTGGAGGATGAGCGTTATCATGTCGTTGCCATCTTTCTTTCGGCACTTTCTTTCGAATGTATTTCCCATTTTGTTTGGTATAACGTATCTTTCCCCAAATAATGTGACCAAGATATACTTCGTTTTTTGTAATGGAAGAGATAGTTGAAGGATTCCAATATTCACCTTTGGGGGGAGAAATACCTAACCTGTCTAATTCTTGAGCGATTGCTTGTCTTCCCATTCCATTTACCATTAGTTTGAAGATTATCGGTATAACCCAACTTTTTTCAGGATCAGGATAAAGTTTTAAGTTATTATCTCGTAAGTATCCATAAGCTGGCACGCGAGAGATAGATTTTCCTTCTTTTGCAGAAGCTCTTCTACCACGCTGCATCCGTTTAACAATTGTTTTTAATTCTTCTCGAGCAATTAAAGATTTGATACTGAAGGTTAATTCCTGATTTTCATCATTTGGATTAATAATTTCTGTTGGTGTAATGATGAATGTTTCTGAGTAGCAAAACACACGATAAATGGTCCCTTGATCTACCATATCCCCACGACCAAGACGGTCTAAATCCATTACTAAAACTGCATCAGCGATACCTGATTCTACTTCACGAAGAAGTTTTTGCATCATAGGTCGTTCAGATATATATTCACCGGAAACAACTTCTTCAAAGATATCAATAATATTATGATGCTCTTTATGAGCGAGTTCTAATAACTGAGTACGATGACGTTCAAGTGTATCATAATGTTGTCCATGTTCTATCGCCTTTTTTTCCTCTTCAAGGTCTTTTCGACTTTTACGTAAATAGATGAATACATCAAGTTCTTGTGGATGGTACATTAGTTTCACCTACCAACTTGTCTATTATTATTGTTATAGATATGTATGGCTAGCTTGTCCTATGAAAATGATAGTTCGTCTTTTTTCCTGTCTTGCATACATATAATGCAAGGGGGGATATGATGAAAGAATTTCAATTTGGTAATACAAAAGTCATTATTCATTCACCACTTGCATTAATGGAAAAAGAGGAACAAAAAGAATGGTTTCAACAAGAATGGGAAAAGAAAAATCCAATTTTAAGGTCTATAGTTGAAGCAGCAGTAAGTTGCCAAGAAGATGAAAAATAAAAAGAGCATTCTCTTTTCCTAAGAGATATGCTCTTCTTTTTTTCGTTAAATTATTCATCAACATAAATAATTGTTTTTTATTGTGAATAGCTTTTTTAGTTCTGTAAATAATAATCTTGATCATTGTTATGGAGGATAGGTGAAGCTTGAGATAGATCAATACCTTTCTCTAAAGTTTCTAATAAGTAATATCCAAGTGCTTTATCCTTTTGTATCAAGTTATGTAATAGGGTGCTTGCGCGAGCAATTCTATATTTTGTTTCATCAAGGGTTAAGGATGAATTATCTATTGTAATGAGGTGAAGCTCATCTTGTAGCTTTTGTAATAATGAAAGTTGAATGGTATCCGTCTTTCCCGTTTCAAGATTACTTAAATAAGCTGGTGATACACCAAGCTGTTTTGCAAAAGTGTTTAATCCAATTCCTTTTTGAGTGCGAAGTGTACGAATGTGTATACCAATTTCATTTATCATAAGACTAACCTCCACGGATTTATTGAAAGGAATATGTAAAATGAATAAGCAAAAGAAAATTACAATTACATCAGTAAGCTATGTTCATGATCCAGAATCAGCTCGAAAGTGGTTTGAAGCATATATCAAGATTGTTGAAAAAGAATTAGTTAAAGCAATTAATAAGGACTAGCTGCTATTTTTGATACATACAGTGTAAATAGAACATCATGAGAGGAGGTCCTGAATTGAAGACCGTTGCATATTATAGAAGTTCAATTGATTCTCAGGAAAACTCAATCGAAATGCAACAAAATTCAGTTCTTACTCGCTCCATTGATATGGCATTGATTATCGATGAAGAATATATTGATGAAGCGGTATCAGCCCGAAAAATCGGTTTAAAAAAGCGTTCAGCCCTACAAAAATTATTACAAGATATCAAAAATAATAATGTCGAAACCTTATTTGTATTTAAGCGAGATCGACTAGCAAGAAATGTAATGGAGTATTATGAAATTTATCAAATACTAAGAAATAAGAAGATAAATGTTATTTTAACTGCACCAAATGAGCCACCAGTGTACTACACACCAATTGGTGAGTATCTTGAATTAATTATGGCGGGTATGGCCCAACGTGAAGGCGAACAAATTATTGAACGTTTAAAGCAAACATTAAAGTCAAATTTTCAAAGTGGTAAAAACCCAGGACGTCTTCCGTATGGTTTCAAATGGAATAAAGAAACGAAAGAAATTGAATTGATTGATGAACAGGTACAAATTGTTAAAAGGATTTATCAAGAGCTTGTATCGGGAAAATATGAATCCTTGAAAGAACTTTGTAGTGTATTAGGCTTGAAGGAAAACGGTAAGTTTTGGACTTCGGCTGATATAAGAAAAATTGCATTAAACCCGACATATATTGGATTGCGTACTATGAATATTTTTGGTGAAGATGTTACTAGTAAATATGAAAGACTTTCCATTATCGATAAGAATACATGGGAAAAAGCATGTAGTATTGTCACTGTTTTATCTCCCAAAAAGACTCACCAAGATTATGTATTCGAACAAGTGTTATTTCCATTGCAAGACTTGCTAATTTGTTCGAAATGTAATGAATCATTACAAAAAGTAAAGGCTAGAAGAAAAGACAATTTAAAATATAAATGTTTAAACCATTCTTCAGTTTACGTTTTTAAGAGTACAATCGAACCATTAGTCTTTGAACGCTGCAAAGAATATTTTCATAGCCTACTCACTTCTCATTTCTATGAATTATTTGATCGATATGAACAGGATGCTAAGAAGCAAGTAAAACAGAAAATACAAACCATTGAAGAGAAAATCAAGCTTATGAATGAAAAATTAATTACAAAAGTAGATACGTGGTATCACGAAACTGATGCACCTTATAAGGAACAGAAAGAAATCGAAATTATGGCTCTGTATGATGAGCTGGCAAAATATAAAAAACAAAAAGAACGGGTAATACAGGAATTAAGTGATGTAAAGCAATTACGTGAAAAGATAAGTAATTACCAATCCTCTATCTCATTGTCCTATGATGATATAAAGGAGAATCGACAGTTAGGTTCCTTTTTTCAAGATTTAATACAACAAGTTAAAACCGACGGAAAGAACTGCGAAATTGTTTTTAAACACCCATTCTTACGTACTCAAGAGGTGTTAACATCATGAAGCTTTCTCATATATTACAACCAAATATGAAGGCTGCTTTTTATGGCCGTCATTCTACGGATAAACAAGACATGGATATGCAATTGAATTCGGTTATGGAAGTGATTCGCAAATATGATTGCATTCATACTCATTCTTTTCTTGATAAGGCTGTTTCTGCTCGTAAAAATAAAATTACAAGTAGGAAAGAACTTGAAAATATGTTCGAAGCGGCAAAAAGAAAAGAATTTGATTTTGTCATTGTTTATAAGAGTGATCGTTTGGCCAGAGATCCTCTTGAGCATCAAACGATACGTATTGTCATGAAGACACTAGATATTCCCATCATTATTAGTTCAACCGAGAGTGTGTACAATACTGATACTGACTTGATTGTGCAACTTATGGAAGATGGTTTTACTAAATATGAAGTTGACACCATTATAGCCAGAACACGATCAGGTTTAGAAAACAAAGCAAAACAAGGGAAATGGCTTGGTGGTAAGCCGCCATTTGGTTACACATATGATAAGAGTAGTGAGCAATTTATTGAACACACCGAAGAGCTTTGCTATGTAAAAGAAATCTTCAATTTATATGTAAATGGTCATGGGTTTCAGTATATTGCTCATACACTCCCTAACGGTTCCCGCCGCGGAAAAGATTGGGGGAAAGAGAATGTAAAGGCGATTGTGCTTAATCCTTTTTATTGTGGTTTATTATCATGGCGTCGACAAACAGATGGAAAGCAAAATGAAAGGGATATTTGGATTGAAGCCCCGAATCACTATGTGAAACCAATTATTTCACGAACGACATGGGAAGCATGTTGGCGTATATATTCAGAGAAACGTAATGGAAACATGGTGCCTAAGCATTATAAGACAAGTTTTCTGCTACAAGGGCTGCTTTCTTGTGAAAAGTGCCAAGAATTAATGAAAACAAAGAATCAACAAACAGTAAGCTCTACAAATAAAAAGTACGGAGGGAAAATTTATTTCTGCCCTAACTGTAAATTAAGAATAGAGGCAGACCTCCTTCATGATAAAGTAGTGAATCAAACACTTACTGATGTGAAAATAAGTGGATTTCATAATGTATATCATGCGATAGAACAAAAAATTCAGTATGAGATACAAGAACTGAATAACAATATTCAAAAACATCAGCGTCTCTACGAAAACCACATCATCAAGCTTCACAATATTACAGAAGAACTCAAACAGCGTATGAAAAATAATGACGATAAACGTTTTTTGAAGTCTTTGGCGATTTATCGTTCGGATGTACAGCGAAAACTAGATGGGATCATACAACAAATAAACAACTTTAAACAGCAAATCACCCTCAAAGAAAAAGTCGAGAAAAGTAAGGAAATATGGTTACATACTTTGAATGAAGTATTTCAAGATGATGTCAAGCTTCAAGAAATAAGCGATATGGATAAAAGACGATTTTTATTACCTCTCATTCAATCTGTATCCATTAAAGAAAATAAAAAGCGTAACGAGTATGATATTTCATTACAGTTACGAACCGATTTTTCAAAGCGTGATGTAAAAAAACAAATCAGCTTGATTTTGTAAAACAGCTATCACACATTGGTGGCTGTTTTTTCGTTATTGATGTATCGGTATTTGGGTTGAACTGTAGATGAAAATTCTTTTGCTACTCGGTGATTAGGAAGGAGTGGTATACCACTCCTTCCTAATCACCGAGTTTGATACTCTTGGAAAAGAGCTTGTATCTTAGGGATAAAGGGATTGTCGTTGTTTATTATTATGGACAGTGATTTAGAGAAATAAACGTACTCGGTGATTAGGGATAAGAAAATATTTAAGACATTTGAGATTTCGGTAATTGAGTAAATAAAAATACGCTGTTATTTTTGGTGTAAAGAGATAGGAGAAATTAATAATTATTTAATCTAAAATATAATGTTATTTATGGGAGGACATTATTTCTTGAGGTGAAAATTATAAAGTTACAGGTAGGTCTTTGCAATAAAGTATACTTTTAAATTTGGTTACATCCCTGCTAATTAAACCAGTATAATCGCTCATCATCTACCCTTTTCTCGGTTTATAAAAAGATTGAGGATGAGAAGTTTAGGTATTATATACTGAAGAATAAGAGGGATGTTTTTAACTGTCTTAAAAAATTTTTCATGGTAAATTGAATATGTGTATTTATAAATTATCAATATTTATCTAATGCAAATTAATCAGAGAAAATATATTATGTTTCTAAAGGGGTACATTTTAATGTGGAAAAGATAAAAAATGTTTGTATATGCTGCGAAACAAATGAAAGATGGTTTTGAAGAAAATGATTTCTTTTTAGGTATATTAATCAATAATTAGTATTGACCATCTATAATTAATCTTGTTTTATTACCAAATATTCAAGATAGTAACAGGGTTGTAGAGCGTTACAGAAGTGGAAGAGCATAAAAAGATATTAAGTATTATTTTTCTATTATAATTTTTAGCGAAAACCATATACATGACAAAAAAAGACAGGTTTATTATCTGGAAAGTCTGTCTTTTTTGTCGTGTATATTTCATTTTTAATGATGATTAAAAATCCCTAAAGGGATTTGTTTTTCAATTTTTTATTTTAGTATTTTTTGTATTAGAGCTATACGAAGTTACTACATACTGGATGTATTTTTTTGCTTGAGAACTTTTTTAAACTTTATATAACAAGCTATTCTCCACGGAATTAAATAGCAAATAGTAATTAAGAAAATTAACATACTGAGTGTACCTGGATCAATGATAGAAATATGTTGTCGGAAATAATAACGCAAAGCAATCATAAGAGCAAAAGTAATTATAAAAGCAGGGCTTTTCTTCGTATAAATTAAACCATCATTTCGTATTTCGTAATCTGACCATATAATAAGAGGAATAGAAAGACCAATTCCTAAAGAAATAGCTATTAATAATTGAAGGTATGTTACATGCCCAGGGTTAAGAAAAAATACAAATCCTGGTGTTAAGAATAGGAGTGGAAGAATTATTCGTTTTCCTTTTCCCTTAGTTGGTTTGTGCATAGATCGAATTCTACGCACTAAAATGAGGGCGCCAATAAATAGAAACAAAGAAGTAGCTGGTATAACAGTTTGCATAGATAAGTATCCTCCTAAAATATGTTTATTGTATATTTTTAAAATAAACTGCACTTAAAAAAGACAACTATATAAAATTTGAAGCGAAGAAGTTATCTCTTTATTGCTGTTTTTATTTCATTTATGTTTTT belongs to Bacillus thuringiensis and includes:
- a CDS encoding helix-turn-helix domain-containing protein, yielding MINEIGIHIRTLRTQKGIGLNTFAKQLGVSPAYLSNLETGKTDTIQLSLLQKLQDELHLITIDNSSLTLDETKYRIARASTLLHNLIQKDKALGYYLLETLEKGIDLSQASPILHNNDQDYYLQN
- a CDS encoding recombinase family protein produces the protein MKLSHILQPNMKAAFYGRHSTDKQDMDMQLNSVMEVIRKYDCIHTHSFLDKAVSARKNKITSRKELENMFEAAKRKEFDFVIVYKSDRLARDPLEHQTIRIVMKTLDIPIIISSTESVYNTDTDLIVQLMEDGFTKYEVDTIIARTRSGLENKAKQGKWLGGKPPFGYTYDKSSEQFIEHTEELCYVKEIFNLYVNGHGFQYIAHTLPNGSRRGKDWGKENVKAIVLNPFYCGLLSWRRQTDGKQNERDIWIEAPNHYVKPIISRTTWEACWRIYSEKRNGNMVPKHYKTSFLLQGLLSCEKCQELMKTKNQQTVSSTNKKYGGKIYFCPNCKLRIEADLLHDKVVNQTLTDVKISGFHNVYHAIEQKIQYEIQELNNNIQKHQRLYENHIIKLHNITEELKQRMKNNDDKRFLKSLAIYRSDVQRKLDGIIQQINNFKQQITLKEKVEKSKEIWLHTLNEVFQDDVKLQEISDMDKRRFLLPLIQSVSIKENKKRNEYDISLQLRTDFSKRDVKKQISLIL
- a CDS encoding recombinase family protein, producing MKTVAYYRSSIDSQENSIEMQQNSVLTRSIDMALIIDEEYIDEAVSARKIGLKKRSALQKLLQDIKNNNVETLFVFKRDRLARNVMEYYEIYQILRNKKINVILTAPNEPPVYYTPIGEYLELIMAGMAQREGEQIIERLKQTLKSNFQSGKNPGRLPYGFKWNKETKEIELIDEQVQIVKRIYQELVSGKYESLKELCSVLGLKENGKFWTSADIRKIALNPTYIGLRTMNIFGEDVTSKYERLSIIDKNTWEKACSIVTVLSPKKTHQDYVFEQVLFPLQDLLICSKCNESLQKVKARRKDNLKYKCLNHSSVYVFKSTIEPLVFERCKEYFHSLLTSHFYELFDRYEQDAKKQVKQKIQTIEEKIKLMNEKLITKVDTWYHETDAPYKEQKEIEIMALYDELAKYKKQKERVIQELSDVKQLREKISNYQSSISLSYDDIKENRQLGSFFQDLIQQVKTDGKNCEIVFKHPFLRTQEVLTS
- a CDS encoding CcdC family protein; translated protein: MQTVIPATSLFLFIGALILVRRIRSMHKPTKGKGKRIILPLLFLTPGFVFFLNPGHVTYLQLLIAISLGIGLSIPLIIWSDYEIRNDGLIYTKKSPAFIITFALMIALRYYFRQHISIIDPGTLSMLIFLITICYLIPWRIACYIKFKKVLKQKNTSSM
- a CDS encoding recombinase family protein, which codes for MYHPQELDVFIYLRKSRKDLEEEKKAIEHGQHYDTLERHRTQLLELAHKEHHNIIDIFEEVVSGEYISERPMMQKLLREVESGIADAVLVMDLDRLGRGDMVDQGTIYRVFCYSETFIITPTEIINPNDENQELTFSIKSLIAREELKTIVKRMQRGRRASAKEGKSISRVPAYGYLRDNNLKLYPDPEKSWVIPIIFKLMVNGMGRQAIAQELDRLGISPPKGEYWNPSTISSITKNEVYLGHIIWGKIRYTKQNGKYIRKKVPKERWQRHDNAHPPLVSEELFQKANMAHSKRWRPPTIKTKKLSNPLAGILLCELCGHSMLYQPRKDRPNPQVRCVQPSCKGIQKGAALALVEQRILDGLQQIIESFEIQKNMVEKKQSKNNIQLQQKAVERKEQQVNDLQKQKNKLHDLLEKGVYDIETFLERQKSIVLRLKTTQEEIEQLEQEIKYIAEKEKHMHEFVPKIRNVLEAYYVTEDIDKKNHLLKSVLEKATYLRKTTWNRRDEFVIELYTKI
- a CDS encoding helix-turn-helix domain-containing protein, producing MHQGEIIAFYRKKLGLTQDKLGEGICSKTHISKIEKGTTDVSSEIITLLCKRLGIDISLEKNKFSDLHKKIYQWHDYLIKENDKQIERLKIEIEQVELLEKTIYYPLYQILESRYYLYKNDTNRCEKLLGILREKCKELPQFEMDMLHHVYGIFFIKSNQYQEALNYLKKINENIYNCKEYYYHLALTYFSLDFKVLSYSYASKALDYFREINHFKRIHDVKILMLMLIEDECIDDFSVIFDDYQKLLEVCNFFKDDFTKAKLYNNLAYQLYKREKFEESIQYYRQALFFKDQYTVSYLKSLHGYIRSGLMIDLSKKEIITMLNKGLGISKKIKNEYYNVLLKKYYLKLEDDESYYKYLEQIAFPFFLEKGKYEELENCGHELLVYYNNTGQYKKGINLAITLTKS